In the genome of Dermacentor andersoni chromosome 3, qqDerAnde1_hic_scaffold, whole genome shotgun sequence, one region contains:
- the LOC140216525 gene encoding regulator of telomere elongation helicase 1 homolog: protein MDVEAENSAKKEPLYIESHAVYFPHTPYQSQKMVIIKVLQGLRNGRNCLIESPTGSGKTLALLCSCLAWQKKKKEIYQAQVEKMMQEMQDGTKYLSLGERRAGSEKQEERKAAGRTSVAARALAMCFADAISTL from the exons ATGGACGTGGAAGCGGAGAACTCTGCCAAAAAGGAGCCCCTCTACATCGAGTCGCACGCTGTATACTTTCCACACACACCGTACCAATCCCAAAAGATGGTCATCATAAAG GTCCTGCAGGGCTTGAGGAATGGAAGGAACTGCCTCATCGAATCGCCCACGGGGAGTGGAAAGACTCTGGCCCTGCTGTGCTCATGCCTGGCttggcagaagaaaaagaagg aaatTTATCAAGCTCAGGTGGAAAAGATGATGCAGGAAATGCAAG ACGGCACAAAGTACTTGAGTTTGGGAGAGAGGAGAGCTGGGTCGGAAAAGCAGGAAGAACGGAAAGCCGCTGGCCGCACTAGTGTGGCCGCCCGAGCCTTGGCCATGTGCTTTGCAGACGCCATAAGCACTTTGTGA